Proteins from one Gossypium raimondii isolate GPD5lz chromosome 8, ASM2569854v1, whole genome shotgun sequence genomic window:
- the LOC105792240 gene encoding beta-adaptin-like protein B isoform X3, which produces MGCIRVDKITEYLCDPLQRCLKDDDPYVRKTAAVCVAKLYDINAELVEDRGFLESLKDLISDNNPMVVANAVAALAEIQEHSSRPIFEITSHTLSKLLTALNECTEWGQVFILDALSRYKAADAREAENIVERITPRLQHANCAVVLSAVKMILLQMELISSTDVVRNLCKKMAPPLVTLLSAEPEIQYVALRNINLIVQKRPTILAHEIKVFFCKYNDPIYVKMEKLEIMIKLASDRNIDQVLLEFKEYATEVDVDFVRRAVRAIGRCAIKLDRAAERCISVLLELIKIKVNYVVQEAIIVIKDIFRRYPNMYESIIATLCESLDTLDEPEAKASMIWIIGEYAERIDNADELLESFLESFPEEPPQVQLQLLTATVKLFLKKPTEGPQQMIQVVLNNATVETDNPDLRDRAYIYWRLLSTDPEAAKDVVLAEKPVISDDSNQLDPSLLDELLANIATLSSVYHKPPDAFVTRAKTASQRTEDDDYPDGNEKGYSANVGDGGASPSTSSSSVPYTAARRPSPAQVMPAPASPVPDLLGDLIGLDNNAMVPADPPAMPSGPPLPILLPASTGQGLQISAQLARQDGQIFYSLMFENNSQITLDGFMIQFNKNSFGLAAAGPLQVPPLAPGAAARTLLPMVLFQNMSPGPPSSLLQVAVKNNQQPVWYFNDKILLHVFFSEDGRMERTSFLETWRSLPDSNEVLKEFPGIMVGSAETTMDRLAASNVFFIAKRKHANQDVLYFSAKIPRGIPFLIELTTVIGNPGLKCATKTPNPELAPLFFEAIETLLKI; this is translated from the exons ATGGGGTGTATCCGTGTTGATAAGATCACAGAATACCTCTGTGATCCCCTTCAGCGGTGCCTCAAG GATGATGATCCATATGTTCGCAAGACAGCTGCCGTATGTGTTGCTAAACTTTATGACATAAATGCTGAGTTGGTTGAGGACAGGGGCTTTCTGGAGTCTCTCAAGGATTTGATATCTGACAACAACCCAATGGTTGTTGCTAATGCTGTGGCAGCTCTTGCTGAGATCCAAGAGCATAGTAGTAGACCAATATTTGAAATCACTAGTCACACGCTCTCAAAGCTTCTTACTGCTCTTAATGAATGCACAGA GTGGGGTCAAGTTTTCATACTTGATGCCCTTTCTAGATACAAGGCAGCAGATGCACGTGAAGCAGAAAATATAGTGGAGAGAATTACGCCACGACTTCAGCATGCTAATTGTGCTGTTGTACTTTCAGCTGTTAAG ATGATCCTTCTACAAATGGAACTTATCTCTAGCACTGATGTTGTTCGAAATCTTTGCAAAAAGATGGCTCCTCCTCTTGTGACATTACTATCTGCAGAACCTGAGATACAGTATGTTGCATTGCGGAATATCAACCTTATAGTACAAAAGCGGCCTACAATCCTTGCCCATGAGATCAAG GTGTTCTTCTGCAAGTACAATGATCCAATTTATGTGAAGATGGAAAAGTTAGAAATCATGATCAAGCTTGCTTCTGACCGAAATATAGACCAG GTTTTATTGGAATTTAAAGAATATGCCACAGAAGTAGATGTAGATTTCGTCAGGAGGGCAGTTCGTGCCATAGGTCGCTGTGCTATCAAGTTGGACAGAGCAGCTGAACGATGCATCAGTGTTCTGCTTGAGTTGATCAAGATTAAAGTAAACTATGTTGTTCAAGAGGCTATTATAGTTATCAAAGATATCTTTAGAAGATACCCTAACAT GTATGAATCCATCATCGCAACCCTATGCGAGAGCTTGGACACTTTAGATGAGCCAGAAGCTAAG GCATCAATGATATGGATAATTGGAGAATATGCGGAAAGAATTGACAATGCTGATGAGCTCCTTGAAAGCTTCTTGGAGAGTTTCCCTGAAGAGCCTCCCCAAGTTCAACTGCAACTGCTAACTGCAACAGTGAAACTTTTTCTTAAGAAGCCAACTGAAGGACCCCAGCAGATGATTCAG GTTGTCTTGAATAATGCTACTGTGGAAACTGACAATCCTGATTTACGTGACCGTGCATACATTTATTGGCGTCTTCTATCAACTGATCCTGAG GCTGCTAAGGATGTTGTGTTAGCTGAGAAACCAGTGATTAGTGATGATTCAAACCAACTGGATCCATCTCTTCTGGATGAGCTTCTTGCCAACATCGCTACACTGTCCTCTGTGTATCACAAACCTCCAGATGCTTTTGTTACCCGTGCGAAGACTGCATCTCAGAGAACTGAAGATGATGACTACCCTGATGGAAATGAAAAAGGGTATTCCGCTAATGTTGGTGATGGTGGTGCATCACCTTCAACCAGCTCAAGTAGTGTCCCATATACTGCAGCTAGGCGGCCATCTCCTGCCCAAGTCATGCCTGCACCTGCTTCTCCAGTGCCTGATTTGCTAGGCGATCTGATTGGCCTTGATAACAATGCTATGGTCCCTGCTGATCCGCCAGCAATGCCTTCTGG CCCTCCTTTGCCTATTTTACTTCCAGCATCTACCGGACAGGGTTTGCAAATCAGTGCACAGTTAGCTCGACAAGATGGTCAAATATTTTACAGTTTAATGTTTGAGAATAACTCACAGATCACACTTGATGGATTCATGATTCAGTTCAACAAGAATTCGTTTGGTCTGGCAGCTGCTGGACCTCTTCAG GTTCCCCCATTGGCACCGGGAGCAGCAGCCAGGACACTGCTCCCTATGGTATTGTTCCAGAATATGTCTCCTGGTCCTCCTAGCTCCCTTCTGCAGGTTGCTGTGAAAAATAATCAGCAGCCAGTCTGGTACTTCAATGATAAAATCTTGTTGCATGTGTTCTTTTCCGAGGATGGAAGAATGGAGCGAACTAGTTTTCTCGAG ACATGGAGGTCACTGCCTGACTCAAATGAGGTCCTAAAAGAATTTCCAGGCATCATGGTGGGCAGTGCAGAAACAACCATGGATCGACTAGCTGCATCAAATGTGTTCTTTATAGCAAAGCGGAAGCACGCGAATCAGGACGTATTGTATTTCTCTGCCAAGATCCCCCGAGGTATACCCTTCTTGATTGAACTTACAACAGTAATTGGGAACCCTGGTCTGAAGTGCGCAACCAAGACTCCAAATCCCGAGCTGGCACCACTGTTTTTTGAAGCCATTGAGACACTCCTGAAGATTTGA
- the LOC105792240 gene encoding beta-adaptin-like protein B isoform X2, with protein MSGHDSKYFSTTKKGEIPELKEELNSQHRDSQDPNPLIRALAVRTMGCIRVDKITEYLCDPLQRCLKDDDPYVRKTAAVCVAKLYDINAELVEDRGFLESLKDLISDNNPMVVANAVAALAEIQEHSSRPIFEITSHTLSKLLTALNECTEWGQVFILDALSRYKAADAREAENIVERITPRLQHANCAVVLSAVKMILLQMELISSTDVVRNLCKKMAPPLVTLLSAEPEIQYVALRNINLIVQKRPTILAHEIKVFFCKYNDPIYVKMEKLEIMIKLASDRNIDQVLLEFKEYATEVDVDFVRRAVRAIGRCAIKLDRAAERCISVLLELIKIKVNYVVQEAIIVIKDIFRRYPNMYESIIATLCESLDTLDEPEAKASMIWIIGEYAERIDNADELLESFLESFPEEPPQVQLQLLTATVKLFLKKPTEGPQQMIQVVLNNATVETDNPDLRDRAYIYWRLLSTDPEAAKDVVLAEKPVISDDSNQLDPSLLDELLANIATLSSVYHKPPDAFVTRAKTASQRTEDDDYPDGNEKGYSANVGDGGASPSTSSSSVPYTAARRPSPAQVMPAPASPVPDLLGDLIGLDNNAMVPADPPAMPSGPPLPILLPASTGQGLQISAQLARQDGQIFYSLMFENNSQITLDGFMIQFNKNSFGLAAAGPLQVPPLAPGAAARTLLPMVLFQNMSPGPPSSLLQVAVKNNQQPVWYFNDKILLHVFFSEDGRMERTSFLETWRSLPDSNEVLKEFPGIMVGSAETTMDRLAASNVFFIAKRKHANQDVLYFSAKIPRGIPFLIELTTVIGNPGLKCATKTPNPELAPLFFEAIETLLKI; from the exons ATGAGCGGTCACGATTCTAAGTACTTCTCGACGACGAAAAAGGGGGAAATCCCTGAACTCAAGGAAGAGCTCAATTCTCAGCACAGG GATTCACAGGATCCAAACCCTCTCATTCGTGCTTTGGCTGTTCGGACTATGGGGTGTATCCGTGTTGATAAGATCACAGAATACCTCTGTGATCCCCTTCAGCGGTGCCTCAAG GATGATGATCCATATGTTCGCAAGACAGCTGCCGTATGTGTTGCTAAACTTTATGACATAAATGCTGAGTTGGTTGAGGACAGGGGCTTTCTGGAGTCTCTCAAGGATTTGATATCTGACAACAACCCAATGGTTGTTGCTAATGCTGTGGCAGCTCTTGCTGAGATCCAAGAGCATAGTAGTAGACCAATATTTGAAATCACTAGTCACACGCTCTCAAAGCTTCTTACTGCTCTTAATGAATGCACAGA GTGGGGTCAAGTTTTCATACTTGATGCCCTTTCTAGATACAAGGCAGCAGATGCACGTGAAGCAGAAAATATAGTGGAGAGAATTACGCCACGACTTCAGCATGCTAATTGTGCTGTTGTACTTTCAGCTGTTAAG ATGATCCTTCTACAAATGGAACTTATCTCTAGCACTGATGTTGTTCGAAATCTTTGCAAAAAGATGGCTCCTCCTCTTGTGACATTACTATCTGCAGAACCTGAGATACAGTATGTTGCATTGCGGAATATCAACCTTATAGTACAAAAGCGGCCTACAATCCTTGCCCATGAGATCAAG GTGTTCTTCTGCAAGTACAATGATCCAATTTATGTGAAGATGGAAAAGTTAGAAATCATGATCAAGCTTGCTTCTGACCGAAATATAGACCAG GTTTTATTGGAATTTAAAGAATATGCCACAGAAGTAGATGTAGATTTCGTCAGGAGGGCAGTTCGTGCCATAGGTCGCTGTGCTATCAAGTTGGACAGAGCAGCTGAACGATGCATCAGTGTTCTGCTTGAGTTGATCAAGATTAAAGTAAACTATGTTGTTCAAGAGGCTATTATAGTTATCAAAGATATCTTTAGAAGATACCCTAACAT GTATGAATCCATCATCGCAACCCTATGCGAGAGCTTGGACACTTTAGATGAGCCAGAAGCTAAG GCATCAATGATATGGATAATTGGAGAATATGCGGAAAGAATTGACAATGCTGATGAGCTCCTTGAAAGCTTCTTGGAGAGTTTCCCTGAAGAGCCTCCCCAAGTTCAACTGCAACTGCTAACTGCAACAGTGAAACTTTTTCTTAAGAAGCCAACTGAAGGACCCCAGCAGATGATTCAG GTTGTCTTGAATAATGCTACTGTGGAAACTGACAATCCTGATTTACGTGACCGTGCATACATTTATTGGCGTCTTCTATCAACTGATCCTGAG GCTGCTAAGGATGTTGTGTTAGCTGAGAAACCAGTGATTAGTGATGATTCAAACCAACTGGATCCATCTCTTCTGGATGAGCTTCTTGCCAACATCGCTACACTGTCCTCTGTGTATCACAAACCTCCAGATGCTTTTGTTACCCGTGCGAAGACTGCATCTCAGAGAACTGAAGATGATGACTACCCTGATGGAAATGAAAAAGGGTATTCCGCTAATGTTGGTGATGGTGGTGCATCACCTTCAACCAGCTCAAGTAGTGTCCCATATACTGCAGCTAGGCGGCCATCTCCTGCCCAAGTCATGCCTGCACCTGCTTCTCCAGTGCCTGATTTGCTAGGCGATCTGATTGGCCTTGATAACAATGCTATGGTCCCTGCTGATCCGCCAGCAATGCCTTCTGG CCCTCCTTTGCCTATTTTACTTCCAGCATCTACCGGACAGGGTTTGCAAATCAGTGCACAGTTAGCTCGACAAGATGGTCAAATATTTTACAGTTTAATGTTTGAGAATAACTCACAGATCACACTTGATGGATTCATGATTCAGTTCAACAAGAATTCGTTTGGTCTGGCAGCTGCTGGACCTCTTCAG GTTCCCCCATTGGCACCGGGAGCAGCAGCCAGGACACTGCTCCCTATGGTATTGTTCCAGAATATGTCTCCTGGTCCTCCTAGCTCCCTTCTGCAGGTTGCTGTGAAAAATAATCAGCAGCCAGTCTGGTACTTCAATGATAAAATCTTGTTGCATGTGTTCTTTTCCGAGGATGGAAGAATGGAGCGAACTAGTTTTCTCGAG ACATGGAGGTCACTGCCTGACTCAAATGAGGTCCTAAAAGAATTTCCAGGCATCATGGTGGGCAGTGCAGAAACAACCATGGATCGACTAGCTGCATCAAATGTGTTCTTTATAGCAAAGCGGAAGCACGCGAATCAGGACGTATTGTATTTCTCTGCCAAGATCCCCCGAGGTATACCCTTCTTGATTGAACTTACAACAGTAATTGGGAACCCTGGTCTGAAGTGCGCAACCAAGACTCCAAATCCCGAGCTGGCACCACTGTTTTTTGAAGCCATTGAGACACTCCTGAAGATTTGA
- the LOC105793691 gene encoding two-component response regulator-like APRR5 has translation MSYNISVPPDTFNEHFLFDLPLVPLYDSSSVYNLQSLMTQQNPIDESNCSDQLVSGSPLTDQLENLSLYQTTHFPSFSFDPNAANEYQSSSSLSFPAVKNEESLVDFDSAFNSDNVANYLQRSFSSNSFETKPNFSFQTAPNSLMEPQNFQGQTAFSLPENTFFAAHMRKVSSTGDLENMRNVNDNQRSTIENSLIEEVPFKVGRYNPEERQERISKYRAKRNLRNFNKTIKYACRKTLADNRPRVRGRFTRNDDTVETPKLACNSTRDEDEDELWALHEVEDEIMGRATFINSFSQQNQFPYHHG, from the exons ATGTCTTACAATATATCTGTTCCGCCTGATACATTCAATGAGCACTTCCTGTTTGATCTTCCTTTGGTTCCTCTCTACGATTCCTCATCCGTTTACAATCTTCAATCTTTGATGACCCAACAAAACCCAATTGACGAATCCAATTGTTCAGACCAATTGGTTTCAGGGTCGCCATTAACGGACCAGCTTGAAAATCTCAGCCTCTATCAAACTACCCACTTTCCATCTTTCTCATTTGATCCAAATGCAGCAAACGAGTACCAAAGTTCCAGCAGCTTGAGTTTTCCGGCTGTTAAAAATGAAGAATCTCTAGTGGATTTCGATTCTGCTTTTAATAGTGACAATGTAGCAAATTACTTGCAAAGGAGCTTTAGTAGCAATTCTTTCGAAACAAAGCCTAACTTTTCCTTCCAAACCGCTCCTAATTCTCTGATGGAACCCCAGAATTTTCAAGGCCAAACCGCTTTCAGCTTGCCGGAAAACACCTTTTTCGCCGCACATATGAGGAAGGTTTCCAGCACCGGCGATTTAGAG AATATGAGAAACGTGAATGACAATCAAAGGTCGACTATAGAGAATTCGTTAATAGAAGAAGTGCCGTTCAAAGTAGGACGATACAACCCAGAAGAGAGACAAGAGAGGATTTCAAAGTACAGAGCAAAGCGTAATCTAAGGAACTTCAACAAAACAATTAAG TATGCATGCCGTAAAACACTAGCAGACAATCGTCCTCGTGTACGAGGCCGGTTCACTCGCAACGATGACACTGTTGAGACTCCGAAACTCGCATGTAATTCAACTAGAGACGAAGACGAAGATGAGCTATGG GCGTTACATGAGGTGGAGGATGAAATCATGGGAAGAGCAACATTTATCAATAGTTTTAGTCAACAAAATCAGTTTCCATATCACCATGGTTGA
- the LOC105792240 gene encoding beta-adaptin-like protein B isoform X4, with protein sequence MVVANAVAALAEIQEHSSRPIFEITSHTLSKLLTALNECTEWGQVFILDALSRYKAADAREAENIVERITPRLQHANCAVVLSAVKMILLQMELISSTDVVRNLCKKMAPPLVTLLSAEPEIQYVALRNINLIVQKRPTILAHEIKVFFCKYNDPIYVKMEKLEIMIKLASDRNIDQVLLEFKEYATEVDVDFVRRAVRAIGRCAIKLDRAAERCISVLLELIKIKVNYVVQEAIIVIKDIFRRYPNMYESIIATLCESLDTLDEPEAKASMIWIIGEYAERIDNADELLESFLESFPEEPPQVQLQLLTATVKLFLKKPTEGPQQMIQVVLNNATVETDNPDLRDRAYIYWRLLSTDPEAAKDVVLAEKPVISDDSNQLDPSLLDELLANIATLSSVYHKPPDAFVTRAKTASQRTEDDDYPDGNEKGYSANVGDGGASPSTSSSSVPYTAARRPSPAQVMPAPASPVPDLLGDLIGLDNNAMVPADPPAMPSGPPLPILLPASTGQGLQISAQLARQDGQIFYSLMFENNSQITLDGFMIQFNKNSFGLAAAGPLQVPPLAPGAAARTLLPMVLFQNMSPGPPSSLLQVAVKNNQQPVWYFNDKILLHVFFSEDGRMERTSFLETWRSLPDSNEVLKEFPGIMVGSAETTMDRLAASNVFFIAKRKHANQDVLYFSAKIPRGIPFLIELTTVIGNPGLKCATKTPNPELAPLFFEAIETLLKI encoded by the exons ATGGTTGTTGCTAATGCTGTGGCAGCTCTTGCTGAGATCCAAGAGCATAGTAGTAGACCAATATTTGAAATCACTAGTCACACGCTCTCAAAGCTTCTTACTGCTCTTAATGAATGCACAGA GTGGGGTCAAGTTTTCATACTTGATGCCCTTTCTAGATACAAGGCAGCAGATGCACGTGAAGCAGAAAATATAGTGGAGAGAATTACGCCACGACTTCAGCATGCTAATTGTGCTGTTGTACTTTCAGCTGTTAAG ATGATCCTTCTACAAATGGAACTTATCTCTAGCACTGATGTTGTTCGAAATCTTTGCAAAAAGATGGCTCCTCCTCTTGTGACATTACTATCTGCAGAACCTGAGATACAGTATGTTGCATTGCGGAATATCAACCTTATAGTACAAAAGCGGCCTACAATCCTTGCCCATGAGATCAAG GTGTTCTTCTGCAAGTACAATGATCCAATTTATGTGAAGATGGAAAAGTTAGAAATCATGATCAAGCTTGCTTCTGACCGAAATATAGACCAG GTTTTATTGGAATTTAAAGAATATGCCACAGAAGTAGATGTAGATTTCGTCAGGAGGGCAGTTCGTGCCATAGGTCGCTGTGCTATCAAGTTGGACAGAGCAGCTGAACGATGCATCAGTGTTCTGCTTGAGTTGATCAAGATTAAAGTAAACTATGTTGTTCAAGAGGCTATTATAGTTATCAAAGATATCTTTAGAAGATACCCTAACAT GTATGAATCCATCATCGCAACCCTATGCGAGAGCTTGGACACTTTAGATGAGCCAGAAGCTAAG GCATCAATGATATGGATAATTGGAGAATATGCGGAAAGAATTGACAATGCTGATGAGCTCCTTGAAAGCTTCTTGGAGAGTTTCCCTGAAGAGCCTCCCCAAGTTCAACTGCAACTGCTAACTGCAACAGTGAAACTTTTTCTTAAGAAGCCAACTGAAGGACCCCAGCAGATGATTCAG GTTGTCTTGAATAATGCTACTGTGGAAACTGACAATCCTGATTTACGTGACCGTGCATACATTTATTGGCGTCTTCTATCAACTGATCCTGAG GCTGCTAAGGATGTTGTGTTAGCTGAGAAACCAGTGATTAGTGATGATTCAAACCAACTGGATCCATCTCTTCTGGATGAGCTTCTTGCCAACATCGCTACACTGTCCTCTGTGTATCACAAACCTCCAGATGCTTTTGTTACCCGTGCGAAGACTGCATCTCAGAGAACTGAAGATGATGACTACCCTGATGGAAATGAAAAAGGGTATTCCGCTAATGTTGGTGATGGTGGTGCATCACCTTCAACCAGCTCAAGTAGTGTCCCATATACTGCAGCTAGGCGGCCATCTCCTGCCCAAGTCATGCCTGCACCTGCTTCTCCAGTGCCTGATTTGCTAGGCGATCTGATTGGCCTTGATAACAATGCTATGGTCCCTGCTGATCCGCCAGCAATGCCTTCTGG CCCTCCTTTGCCTATTTTACTTCCAGCATCTACCGGACAGGGTTTGCAAATCAGTGCACAGTTAGCTCGACAAGATGGTCAAATATTTTACAGTTTAATGTTTGAGAATAACTCACAGATCACACTTGATGGATTCATGATTCAGTTCAACAAGAATTCGTTTGGTCTGGCAGCTGCTGGACCTCTTCAG GTTCCCCCATTGGCACCGGGAGCAGCAGCCAGGACACTGCTCCCTATGGTATTGTTCCAGAATATGTCTCCTGGTCCTCCTAGCTCCCTTCTGCAGGTTGCTGTGAAAAATAATCAGCAGCCAGTCTGGTACTTCAATGATAAAATCTTGTTGCATGTGTTCTTTTCCGAGGATGGAAGAATGGAGCGAACTAGTTTTCTCGAG ACATGGAGGTCACTGCCTGACTCAAATGAGGTCCTAAAAGAATTTCCAGGCATCATGGTGGGCAGTGCAGAAACAACCATGGATCGACTAGCTGCATCAAATGTGTTCTTTATAGCAAAGCGGAAGCACGCGAATCAGGACGTATTGTATTTCTCTGCCAAGATCCCCCGAGGTATACCCTTCTTGATTGAACTTACAACAGTAATTGGGAACCCTGGTCTGAAGTGCGCAACCAAGACTCCAAATCCCGAGCTGGCACCACTGTTTTTTGAAGCCATTGAGACACTCCTGAAGATTTGA
- the LOC105792240 gene encoding beta-adaptin-like protein C isoform X1, whose amino-acid sequence MSGHDSKYFSTTKKGEIPELKEELNSQHRDKRKDAVKKVIAAMTVGKDVSSLFTDVVNCMQTENLELKKLVYLYLINYAKSQPDLAILAVNTFVKDSQDPNPLIRALAVRTMGCIRVDKITEYLCDPLQRCLKDDDPYVRKTAAVCVAKLYDINAELVEDRGFLESLKDLISDNNPMVVANAVAALAEIQEHSSRPIFEITSHTLSKLLTALNECTEWGQVFILDALSRYKAADAREAENIVERITPRLQHANCAVVLSAVKMILLQMELISSTDVVRNLCKKMAPPLVTLLSAEPEIQYVALRNINLIVQKRPTILAHEIKVFFCKYNDPIYVKMEKLEIMIKLASDRNIDQVLLEFKEYATEVDVDFVRRAVRAIGRCAIKLDRAAERCISVLLELIKIKVNYVVQEAIIVIKDIFRRYPNMYESIIATLCESLDTLDEPEAKASMIWIIGEYAERIDNADELLESFLESFPEEPPQVQLQLLTATVKLFLKKPTEGPQQMIQVVLNNATVETDNPDLRDRAYIYWRLLSTDPEAAKDVVLAEKPVISDDSNQLDPSLLDELLANIATLSSVYHKPPDAFVTRAKTASQRTEDDDYPDGNEKGYSANVGDGGASPSTSSSSVPYTAARRPSPAQVMPAPASPVPDLLGDLIGLDNNAMVPADPPAMPSGPPLPILLPASTGQGLQISAQLARQDGQIFYSLMFENNSQITLDGFMIQFNKNSFGLAAAGPLQVPPLAPGAAARTLLPMVLFQNMSPGPPSSLLQVAVKNNQQPVWYFNDKILLHVFFSEDGRMERTSFLETWRSLPDSNEVLKEFPGIMVGSAETTMDRLAASNVFFIAKRKHANQDVLYFSAKIPRGIPFLIELTTVIGNPGLKCATKTPNPELAPLFFEAIETLLKI is encoded by the exons ATGAGCGGTCACGATTCTAAGTACTTCTCGACGACGAAAAAGGGGGAAATCCCTGAACTCAAGGAAGAGCTCAATTCTCAGCACAGG GATAAAAGAAAAGATGCTGTGAAGAAGGTTATTGCTGCAATGACAGTTGGGAAGGATGTGTCATCACTATTCACAGATGTTGTGAATTGCATGCAAACTGAGAATTTGGAGCTGAAAAAGCTTGTCTATTTGTACCTTATAAATTATGCTAAGAGCCAGCCTGACCTTGCAATTCTTGCAGTAAATACATTTGTAAAG GATTCACAGGATCCAAACCCTCTCATTCGTGCTTTGGCTGTTCGGACTATGGGGTGTATCCGTGTTGATAAGATCACAGAATACCTCTGTGATCCCCTTCAGCGGTGCCTCAAG GATGATGATCCATATGTTCGCAAGACAGCTGCCGTATGTGTTGCTAAACTTTATGACATAAATGCTGAGTTGGTTGAGGACAGGGGCTTTCTGGAGTCTCTCAAGGATTTGATATCTGACAACAACCCAATGGTTGTTGCTAATGCTGTGGCAGCTCTTGCTGAGATCCAAGAGCATAGTAGTAGACCAATATTTGAAATCACTAGTCACACGCTCTCAAAGCTTCTTACTGCTCTTAATGAATGCACAGA GTGGGGTCAAGTTTTCATACTTGATGCCCTTTCTAGATACAAGGCAGCAGATGCACGTGAAGCAGAAAATATAGTGGAGAGAATTACGCCACGACTTCAGCATGCTAATTGTGCTGTTGTACTTTCAGCTGTTAAG ATGATCCTTCTACAAATGGAACTTATCTCTAGCACTGATGTTGTTCGAAATCTTTGCAAAAAGATGGCTCCTCCTCTTGTGACATTACTATCTGCAGAACCTGAGATACAGTATGTTGCATTGCGGAATATCAACCTTATAGTACAAAAGCGGCCTACAATCCTTGCCCATGAGATCAAG GTGTTCTTCTGCAAGTACAATGATCCAATTTATGTGAAGATGGAAAAGTTAGAAATCATGATCAAGCTTGCTTCTGACCGAAATATAGACCAG GTTTTATTGGAATTTAAAGAATATGCCACAGAAGTAGATGTAGATTTCGTCAGGAGGGCAGTTCGTGCCATAGGTCGCTGTGCTATCAAGTTGGACAGAGCAGCTGAACGATGCATCAGTGTTCTGCTTGAGTTGATCAAGATTAAAGTAAACTATGTTGTTCAAGAGGCTATTATAGTTATCAAAGATATCTTTAGAAGATACCCTAACAT GTATGAATCCATCATCGCAACCCTATGCGAGAGCTTGGACACTTTAGATGAGCCAGAAGCTAAG GCATCAATGATATGGATAATTGGAGAATATGCGGAAAGAATTGACAATGCTGATGAGCTCCTTGAAAGCTTCTTGGAGAGTTTCCCTGAAGAGCCTCCCCAAGTTCAACTGCAACTGCTAACTGCAACAGTGAAACTTTTTCTTAAGAAGCCAACTGAAGGACCCCAGCAGATGATTCAG GTTGTCTTGAATAATGCTACTGTGGAAACTGACAATCCTGATTTACGTGACCGTGCATACATTTATTGGCGTCTTCTATCAACTGATCCTGAG GCTGCTAAGGATGTTGTGTTAGCTGAGAAACCAGTGATTAGTGATGATTCAAACCAACTGGATCCATCTCTTCTGGATGAGCTTCTTGCCAACATCGCTACACTGTCCTCTGTGTATCACAAACCTCCAGATGCTTTTGTTACCCGTGCGAAGACTGCATCTCAGAGAACTGAAGATGATGACTACCCTGATGGAAATGAAAAAGGGTATTCCGCTAATGTTGGTGATGGTGGTGCATCACCTTCAACCAGCTCAAGTAGTGTCCCATATACTGCAGCTAGGCGGCCATCTCCTGCCCAAGTCATGCCTGCACCTGCTTCTCCAGTGCCTGATTTGCTAGGCGATCTGATTGGCCTTGATAACAATGCTATGGTCCCTGCTGATCCGCCAGCAATGCCTTCTGG CCCTCCTTTGCCTATTTTACTTCCAGCATCTACCGGACAGGGTTTGCAAATCAGTGCACAGTTAGCTCGACAAGATGGTCAAATATTTTACAGTTTAATGTTTGAGAATAACTCACAGATCACACTTGATGGATTCATGATTCAGTTCAACAAGAATTCGTTTGGTCTGGCAGCTGCTGGACCTCTTCAG GTTCCCCCATTGGCACCGGGAGCAGCAGCCAGGACACTGCTCCCTATGGTATTGTTCCAGAATATGTCTCCTGGTCCTCCTAGCTCCCTTCTGCAGGTTGCTGTGAAAAATAATCAGCAGCCAGTCTGGTACTTCAATGATAAAATCTTGTTGCATGTGTTCTTTTCCGAGGATGGAAGAATGGAGCGAACTAGTTTTCTCGAG ACATGGAGGTCACTGCCTGACTCAAATGAGGTCCTAAAAGAATTTCCAGGCATCATGGTGGGCAGTGCAGAAACAACCATGGATCGACTAGCTGCATCAAATGTGTTCTTTATAGCAAAGCGGAAGCACGCGAATCAGGACGTATTGTATTTCTCTGCCAAGATCCCCCGAGGTATACCCTTCTTGATTGAACTTACAACAGTAATTGGGAACCCTGGTCTGAAGTGCGCAACCAAGACTCCAAATCCCGAGCTGGCACCACTGTTTTTTGAAGCCATTGAGACACTCCTGAAGATTTGA